From a region of the Drosophila virilis strain 15010-1051.87 chromosome 3, Dvir_AGI_RSII-ME, whole genome shotgun sequence genome:
- the LOC6622560 gene encoding uncharacterized protein, with amino-acid sequence MFKYAVVICALIACVAGKPGLLHAPLAAPAAVFAAPGPVVTAASSQVVARTFNGIATAPVFAAAPVPVAPVPAPVIRAVAPVAAPLAAPVFRHVATPFAAPIIKAVGPVAAPLAAAPIAHPYAAAYAHPYAAPVFAKYSAPLAYGPAPLGYAAAPALW; translated from the exons ATGTTCAAATAC GCCGTTGTCATTTGCGCTTTGATTGCCTGCGTTGCCGGCAAGCCGGGATTGCTGCACGCACCGCTGGCTGCTCCAGCTGCCGTCTTTGCTGCACCCGGTCCGGTGGTGACTGCTGCCAGTAGCCAAGTGGTGGCCAGAACATTCAATGGCATCGCAACTGCGCCCGTGTTTGCTGCCGCCCCAGTTCCAGTCGCTCCCGTTCCAGCACCAGTCATCAGGGCTGTGGCACCAGTGGCTGCTCCTCTGGCTGCTCCAGTTTTCAGACATGTGGCCACTCCCTTCGCTGCGCCCATCATTAAGGCTGTTGGACCAGTCGCCGCTCCATTGGCTGCTGCACCCATTGCCCATCCGTATGCGGCTGCCTATGCCCATCCCTATGCGGCACCGGTGTTTGCCAAGTACTCTGCCCCGTTGGCTTATGGACCAGCTCCGTTGGGCTATGCCGCAGCTCCTGCACTGTGGTAA